A window of the Hordeum vulgare subsp. vulgare chromosome 5H, MorexV3_pseudomolecules_assembly, whole genome shotgun sequence genome harbors these coding sequences:
- the LOC123399364 gene encoding serine carboxypeptidase-like 9, translated as MGKASLLFLSLIVVLLVPLSRSASVVTHLPGFHGRLPFHLETGYISVDEETGAELFYYFVESERRPDTDPVILWMTGGPFCSDMIFFEVGPMKFVLAPYNGSLPQLAYNPYSWSKTANIILLDSPVGTGFSYARDMEGYRDIGDFSFSLHVLIFLNKWFIDHPRYQKNPFFIGGSSYAGKMSPIIADHISQEIEQGKQPRINLKGYLVGNPITGSDYDDDFRVPYAHGVGIISDQLYEAAMRNCKGSYIRPTNKLCAMVLDTFANLISEINQGQILSVRCGRGMIPHRFLSEEYSQLSETSPEQPSLKCSEYFDYLCHIWADDDSTRDALGVKKGTSGEFIRCRKSIPYASSDVPSSIKYHFSLISKGYRALVFSGDHDIVVPFLSTQAWIRSFNFSIVDDWRAWHLDGQSAGFTITYANHITFATVKGGGHVSIENRPKECLAMAQRWLNNEPL; from the exons ATGGGTAAAGCTTCCTTGTTATTCCTGAGTCTCATCGTTGTGCTTCTTGTGCCGCTCTCGCGCTCGGCGTCGGTGGTGACCCATCTCCCGGGCTTCCATGGCCGCCTTCCGTTCCACCTGGAGACCGG GTACATCAGCGTGGACGAGGAGACGGGAGCGGAGCTCTTCTACTACTTCGTGGAGTCAGAGAGGAGGCCGGACACGGACCCCGTCATCCTGTGGATGACGGGAGGGCCTTTCTGCTCTGACATGATTTTCTTTGAAGTTG GTCCTATGAAATTTGTGCTGGCACCTTATAATGGTAGTTTGCCACAGTTGGCCTATAATCCATATTCATGGTCCAAG ACAGCAAACATCATCTTATTGGATTCACCAGTGGGTACTGGTTTCTCGTACGCTCGTGATATGGAAGGTTATCGTGATATTGGGGATTTCTCCTTTTCTTTGCATGTCTTAATATTTCTCAACAAG TGGTTTATCGATCACCCACGCTACCAAAAAAATCCTTTCTTTATTGGAGGAAGTTCATATGCTGGAAAGATGTCTCCAATTATCGCAGACCACATTTCACAAG AAATCGAACAGGGGAAGCAACCCAGGATTAATCTCAAG GGCTATCTAGTCGGCAACCCTATTACAGGCTCCGATTATGATGACGATTTTAGAGTACCATATGCTCATGGTGTTGGAATTATATCTGATCAATTATATGAG GCTGCAATGCGGAACTGTAAAGGAAGCTATATAAGACCGACGAACAAATTGTGCGCCATGGTGCTAGACACCTTTGCAAAT CTCATATCTGAAATTAATCAAGGACAAATCTTGAGTGTCCGTTGTGGACGGGGTATGATACCACATAGATTTCTGTCAGAAGAATACAGTCAGTTAAGTGAGACGTCTCCTGAACAACCTAGCCTGAAATGTTCT GAATATTTTGACTACCTATGTCATATTTGGGCGGACGACGATTCCACGAGAGATGCTCTTGgggtgaagaag GGAACATCCGGAGAGTTTATAAGATGCAGGAAAAGTATCCCCTATGCATCATCCGACGTTCCGAGCAGCATAAAGTACCATTTCAGCCTCATAAGCAAGGGCTACCGTGCGCTTGTGTTTAG TGGAGACCATGATATTGTAGTACCATTTTTGAGTACACAAGCATGGATTAGGTCCTTCAACTTCTCTATAGTCGATGATTGGAGAGCATGGCATCTCGATGGCCAGTCTGCCGG ATTTACAATCACATATGCCAACCATATCACATTTGCGACGGTAAAG GGTGGTGGCCACGTATCCATAGAAAACCGACCTAAGGAATGTCTTGCCATGGCTCAACGGTGGCTGAATAACGAGCCTCTCTGA